One segment of Altererythrobacter sp. Root672 DNA contains the following:
- a CDS encoding prephenate dehydratase, with translation MDSYPTPALALVEEMHAAAAANPARAVAFQGAPGANSHRAAIEWSAGCLPLPCFSFEDALDAVSAGRAGSAIIPIENSQHGRVADIHFLLPGSGLSIVGEYFLPITYAVMGLGAGPYKAAYSHPQALGQTRKYLRERGIVPLAYADTAGAAALVKEMGDPEACAIAPALAAEFYDLTIAEQGVEDAPDNTTRFVVLSRDALDPATLSGHPAMTTFVFEVKNVPAALYKALGGFATNGVNMTKLESYQQGASFSATMFFADILGAPGDPSIDRALEELAFHSKELRMLGSYPQARVRG, from the coding sequence ATGGACAGCTATCCCACTCCCGCCCTTGCCCTCGTGGAAGAGATGCACGCCGCCGCCGCGGCCAACCCCGCTCGCGCGGTCGCCTTCCAAGGCGCGCCTGGCGCCAATTCGCATCGCGCTGCGATCGAATGGTCGGCCGGCTGCCTGCCGCTGCCCTGCTTTTCGTTCGAAGATGCGCTCGATGCGGTCAGCGCAGGACGTGCCGGTAGCGCGATCATCCCGATCGAGAATTCGCAACATGGCCGCGTGGCCGACATTCATTTTCTGCTGCCCGGAAGCGGGCTGTCGATCGTCGGCGAGTACTTCCTGCCGATCACCTACGCGGTAATGGGTCTCGGCGCGGGTCCCTACAAGGCGGCCTACAGCCACCCGCAGGCGCTCGGCCAGACGCGGAAATACCTGCGTGAGCGGGGCATCGTCCCGCTTGCCTATGCCGATACCGCCGGTGCCGCCGCGCTGGTCAAGGAGATGGGCGATCCCGAAGCCTGCGCCATCGCGCCAGCGCTCGCGGCCGAATTCTATGACCTGACCATCGCCGAGCAGGGTGTGGAAGACGCGCCCGACAACACCACCCGATTCGTGGTGCTTTCACGCGACGCGCTCGATCCCGCCACGCTCTCGGGCCATCCGGCGATGACCACTTTCGTGTTCGAGGTGAAGAACGTACCGGCCGCGCTCTACAAGGCGCTCGGCGGGTTCGCGACCAATGGCGTCAACATGACCAAGCTCGAAAGCTATCAGCAAGGCGCCAGCTTCTCGGCGACGATGTTCTTTGCCGACATCCTCGGCGCGCCAGGCGATCCGTCGATCGACAGGGCGCTCGAGGAGCTCGCGTTCCACAGCAAGGAACTGCGCATGCTCGGCAGCTATCCGCAGGCTAGGGTTCGCGGCTAG
- the copD gene encoding copper homeostasis membrane protein CopD, with amino-acid sequence MDYVPVIVIRFALYAGLLALAGLTAFSLYALTPQERASGILPLEKPALALSLIGLLLSWVGMFALVASMTGSSLLAIDGAVLREVVSETAIGTAWIVRMAAMTAAVASAVALGWKPRAARLFLLVSVSVAIATLVWTGHAGATEGWTGTAHRVSDIVHMLAAATWIGGLAAFAWLLFPSMATPSEARLVTSHRALEQFARVGTIAVGLILATGIVNSLVLLGLADLGQLMGSPYGQLLLAKLGLFAAMLILAAANRWRLTPALGEAIRTRDVAAAVRDLRKSLALEGAASVGILGLVAWLGTLEPPGPMA; translated from the coding sequence ATGGATTATGTGCCCGTCATCGTCATCAGGTTCGCGCTTTACGCCGGCCTGTTGGCGCTGGCGGGCCTGACCGCGTTTTCCCTATATGCTTTGACCCCTCAGGAGCGCGCCTCGGGCATATTGCCGTTAGAGAAGCCTGCCCTGGCCTTGTCGCTGATCGGACTACTACTGTCCTGGGTCGGCATGTTCGCACTCGTCGCGTCAATGACAGGTTCCAGCCTCTTGGCGATCGATGGTGCCGTGCTGCGTGAAGTGGTCAGCGAGACCGCGATCGGAACTGCGTGGATCGTCCGCATGGCGGCCATGACCGCCGCCGTGGCGTCTGCTGTCGCTCTCGGCTGGAAGCCTCGGGCCGCGCGCCTCTTCCTCCTCGTATCGGTGTCCGTTGCAATCGCCACACTGGTCTGGACCGGACACGCCGGCGCCACCGAAGGTTGGACCGGAACAGCACATAGAGTTAGCGACATCGTCCACATGCTGGCGGCAGCGACTTGGATTGGCGGCCTCGCAGCCTTTGCCTGGTTGTTGTTCCCGTCGATGGCAACGCCATCGGAAGCGCGGCTGGTTACGAGCCATCGCGCCCTGGAACAGTTCGCTCGTGTCGGGACAATAGCCGTTGGGCTTATCTTGGCGACCGGGATCGTCAACAGTCTCGTCCTGTTGGGCCTTGCTGACCTGGGCCAATTGATGGGTTCGCCCTACGGGCAGCTCCTCCTCGCCAAGCTCGGCCTATTTGCGGCCATGCTGATTCTCGCTGCTGCGAACAGGTGGCGTCTCACGCCAGCTCTCGGCGAGGCAATCCGCACTCGCGACGTTGCAGCGGCGGTCCGTGACCTGCGAAAGAGCCTGGCGCTTGAAGGGGCGGCCTCGGTCGGGATCCTCGGTCTAGTGGCCTGGCTCGGGACGCTGGAACCACCTGGACCAATGGCGTGA
- a CDS encoding RlmE family RNA methyltransferase yields the protein MTRSGRDPDRRVRSTKGRTASSTRWLERQLNDPYVKQAKAEGYRSRAAYKLLELDERFGLLKGVRRVVDLGIAPGGWSQVVRKRVPGAAVVGIDLLETEPLEGVTIFQMDFMADDAPAALEAALDGPPDLVLSDMAANTVGHKQTDHLRTMGLVETAAHFAVEVLDKDGAFVAKVLAGGTDADLLALLKRHFRAVKHAKPPASRKGSSEWYVIAQGFKGRDQA from the coding sequence GTGACCCGCTCTGGCCGCGATCCCGACCGGCGCGTCCGGTCAACCAAGGGCCGCACCGCGTCGTCGACGCGCTGGCTCGAACGCCAGCTCAACGATCCTTACGTCAAGCAGGCCAAGGCCGAAGGCTATCGCAGCCGGGCCGCCTACAAGCTTCTCGAACTCGACGAGCGATTCGGCCTTCTCAAGGGTGTGCGCCGGGTCGTCGACCTCGGCATCGCCCCGGGGGGTTGGAGCCAGGTCGTACGCAAGCGCGTGCCGGGCGCCGCGGTCGTCGGCATCGACTTGCTCGAGACCGAACCCCTCGAAGGCGTGACGATCTTCCAGATGGACTTCATGGCGGACGATGCCCCCGCGGCGCTAGAAGCCGCGCTCGACGGGCCGCCAGACCTCGTGTTGTCGGACATGGCCGCCAACACCGTGGGCCATAAGCAGACCGATCACTTGCGGACGATGGGGCTGGTAGAGACCGCCGCTCACTTCGCGGTCGAAGTGCTCGACAAAGACGGGGCCTTCGTGGCCAAGGTCTTGGCCGGGGGGACCGATGCCGACTTGCTGGCTCTCCTCAAGCGACACTTCCGTGCGGTGAAGCATGCCAAGCCCCCCGCCAGCCGTAAGGGCTCGTCGGAATGGTACGTCATCGCGCAGGGCTTCAAGGGCCGGGACCAAGCCTGA
- a CDS encoding RNA polymerase sigma factor: MKLALSAASDAELADLARAGRQEAYRELLDRHREAVFRLVRATTNNPDEALDITQEAFVAAFAALNRYDRDRPFAAWIKRIALNKCRDWARRRAVRSFFTRAAPLEEALAASDTAAPADVQAADRAELAKVTAAIAKLPARLREVLLIRTIDGLNQVETAELLGISEKTVETRLYRARAKLREMLGV, translated from the coding sequence GTGAAACTGGCGCTGTCGGCCGCCAGTGATGCAGAACTTGCGGACTTGGCGCGTGCCGGGCGTCAAGAAGCCTATCGCGAATTGCTGGATCGACATCGAGAAGCTGTCTTTCGCTTGGTCCGTGCCACCACCAACAATCCCGACGAGGCGCTGGACATCACACAGGAAGCCTTTGTCGCGGCATTCGCAGCGCTAAACCGCTACGACAGAGATCGGCCCTTTGCCGCTTGGATCAAGCGGATTGCCCTTAACAAGTGCCGTGACTGGGCGCGACGCCGCGCAGTGCGATCTTTCTTCACCCGCGCCGCCCCCCTGGAGGAAGCCTTGGCAGCGTCAGACACTGCAGCCCCCGCTGACGTGCAAGCCGCCGATCGAGCCGAACTTGCGAAGGTAACCGCGGCAATAGCGAAGCTGCCTGCACGCTTAAGGGAGGTTCTGCTGATCCGAACGATCGATGGCCTCAACCAGGTCGAAACGGCCGAGTTGCTCGGCATCAGCGAGAAGACAGTCGAGACCCGGCTCTACCGTGCCCGTGCTAAGCTG
- a CDS encoding heavy metal translocating P-type ATPase, translating to MTECGHSNHEHSAKSEDHDVLVTDPVCGMKVDSRTSPHRLELNGASYFFCSARCLDKFQVDPDHYLSRSANEPTTSNSTIGASAAATEGTIWTCPMHPQIRRNGPGFCPICGMTLEPLEPTLADGPNPELADITRRFWVSATLSIPLVILVVATELLGLDLLPMRSSIWTQFALATPVVLWGGWPFFERFWASLKTRDLNMFTLIGLGIGVAYGYSVVATVAPQLFPMSLRSMGGLVPVYFEAAAVITTLVLLGQVLELRARSATGKAIRALLGLAPKTARRLKADRSEEDIPLEQVHLGDLLRIRPGEKVPVDGTVVEGRSSVDESMISGEPVPVEKVMGDKVTGATVNGTGSLVMRAERVGHDTVLSQIVRMVADAQRSRAPIQALADKVSAWFVPAVVLVAIVAFAVWNFVGPEPRLAHALVNSVAVLIIACPCALGLATPMSIMVGTGRGATAGVLVKNAEALELMEKIDTLVVDKTGTLTLGKPKLVAVEPVNSFSEEEVLRLAASLERGSEHPLAAAIVEGAEDGNITIPASTAFTSHTGKGVTGSVDGRMVGLGNKALLVDLGISSDMLEQQADKHRSEGAGVMFVAIDGKLAGLVVVADPIKESAVQAVGDLRRAGIHVVMMTGDNRRTAEAVARRVDIDEVIAEVLPDQKQAKVEELRRAGRRVAMAGDGINDAPALAAADVGIAMGTGTDVAMESAAVTLVKGDLGGIVRARRLSHATMRNIRQNLFFSFVFNAAGVPIAAGVLYPWFGILLSPIIAGAAMAFSSVAVIGNSLRLRSVSI from the coding sequence ATGACAGAGTGCGGGCATAGCAATCACGAGCACTCCGCTAAGTCGGAAGATCATGATGTCCTCGTGACCGATCCGGTCTGCGGAATGAAGGTCGATAGCCGCACCAGCCCGCATCGCCTCGAACTGAACGGCGCCTCCTATTTCTTCTGTAGCGCTCGTTGCCTCGACAAGTTTCAGGTCGATCCTGACCACTACCTGAGCCGGTCGGCGAACGAGCCAACGACTAGCAATTCCACCATTGGCGCGTCGGCGGCAGCGACCGAGGGCACGATTTGGACGTGTCCGATGCACCCCCAGATCCGCCGTAATGGACCCGGCTTCTGCCCTATCTGCGGCATGACCCTAGAGCCTCTTGAGCCCACGCTCGCAGACGGGCCAAACCCCGAGTTGGCCGACATTACGCGCCGCTTCTGGGTGAGCGCTACGCTGTCCATCCCGCTGGTGATCCTTGTCGTCGCCACGGAACTTCTCGGCTTGGATCTATTGCCGATGCGCAGCTCAATCTGGACGCAGTTTGCGCTTGCCACGCCTGTGGTGCTTTGGGGCGGCTGGCCGTTCTTCGAGAGGTTCTGGGCTTCACTGAAGACGCGGGACCTCAACATGTTCACCCTGATCGGTCTGGGTATCGGGGTGGCCTACGGCTACAGCGTCGTAGCGACAGTCGCGCCGCAGCTGTTCCCCATGTCCCTGCGCTCAATGGGCGGCCTGGTGCCGGTCTATTTCGAGGCGGCCGCGGTCATCACAACGCTAGTTCTTCTCGGCCAAGTCCTGGAGCTGCGCGCACGATCCGCGACGGGCAAGGCGATCCGTGCCTTGCTCGGCCTCGCGCCCAAGACCGCACGCCGCCTGAAAGCTGACCGCAGCGAAGAAGACATCCCGTTGGAACAAGTCCATCTCGGCGACTTGCTGCGGATCCGGCCGGGCGAAAAGGTCCCTGTCGACGGCACGGTCGTCGAGGGCCGCAGTTCGGTCGACGAGTCGATGATCAGCGGCGAGCCAGTGCCTGTCGAAAAGGTCATGGGCGACAAAGTCACAGGTGCGACCGTCAACGGCACCGGCAGTCTGGTGATGCGCGCGGAAAGGGTCGGGCACGACACGGTCCTTTCGCAGATCGTGCGGATGGTGGCCGACGCACAGCGCTCCCGCGCACCGATCCAGGCGCTTGCAGACAAGGTGTCCGCGTGGTTCGTTCCGGCCGTGGTGCTCGTTGCAATCGTTGCCTTTGCGGTCTGGAACTTTGTGGGACCGGAGCCCCGTCTCGCCCACGCCCTCGTCAACAGCGTCGCGGTTCTCATCATCGCTTGTCCCTGCGCTCTCGGTCTCGCGACTCCAATGTCGATCATGGTTGGAACCGGGCGCGGCGCCACAGCCGGCGTGCTCGTCAAGAACGCCGAGGCGCTCGAATTGATGGAGAAGATTGACACGCTTGTGGTCGACAAGACCGGAACTCTGACCTTGGGTAAACCGAAGCTTGTCGCCGTCGAGCCGGTGAATAGCTTTTCCGAAGAGGAGGTGCTTCGGCTGGCTGCTTCGCTCGAACGAGGGAGCGAGCACCCGCTTGCCGCGGCAATCGTCGAAGGCGCGGAAGACGGGAATATCACCATACCGGCGAGCACTGCTTTTACGTCACATACCGGCAAGGGCGTGACGGGAAGCGTCGATGGCCGGATGGTAGGTCTGGGGAACAAGGCGTTGTTGGTGGACCTCGGGATCAGCTCGGACATGCTCGAACAACAAGCGGACAAGCATCGGTCCGAGGGCGCGGGTGTGATGTTCGTCGCCATCGACGGCAAGCTGGCCGGGCTGGTGGTCGTCGCAGACCCGATCAAGGAGAGTGCGGTGCAGGCCGTTGGAGATCTACGCCGCGCGGGTATTCATGTCGTCATGATGACCGGCGACAATCGCCGGACCGCAGAGGCGGTAGCTCGTCGTGTCGATATTGATGAAGTGATAGCCGAGGTTTTGCCGGATCAGAAACAGGCCAAGGTGGAAGAGCTCCGGCGAGCTGGACGCCGCGTGGCCATGGCCGGTGATGGCATCAATGACGCGCCGGCCCTTGCTGCGGCGGACGTCGGCATCGCCATGGGAACCGGCACAGATGTCGCCATGGAAAGCGCCGCGGTCACTCTCGTAAAGGGCGACCTTGGCGGTATCGTCCGGGCGCGTCGCCTCAGTCACGCAACGATGCGCAACATCCGCCAGAATCTCTTCTTCTCGTTCGTGTTCAATGCGGCGGGCGTTCCGATTGCTGCCGGCGTGCTCTATCCATGGTTTGGCATACTCCTGAGCCCGATCATCGCTGGAGCGGCGATGGCATTCAGTTCGGTTGCCGTCATTGGCAACTCGCTCCGGCTGCGGAGCGTGTCGATATGA
- a CDS encoding DUF4350 domain-containing protein, with protein MSRSASPFSPKMILAVLVVGAGAFLLFLYAIGAGWDGREDRNGGSHAAANGLNGFAGLTRLLKAQGYDVSLSRSKARLQDEVLLVITPDLFQADGEEISRIIRERRYAGPTLLILPKWTAGKADSIRTLNVPRGWVILGGAGEPEFVTEIDGLKNGELRLAKRERWYGLDLEGTFPVPDETLGLRGDGLMPLISDKDGEALAGYINDKGVYPYLADAAGIPPLDGSEPGVDDSLWPVVVVVEPDLMNNYGLADAKRAEAAVALVETTLEDYDLPIVFDLTVAGLGRNENLLTMAFRPPFLAATLCLILAALLIAWRSFRRFGPPVAEAPSFAMGKQQLARNSAALVERARRLHLLGPPYAALVSARIAAALNIREAEPGAREAAIARVQALRGLPADFPERAEALRNARRPADLLRAAGALRSIERTLVQ; from the coding sequence ATGAGTCGGAGCGCTTCACCTTTCTCGCCGAAGATGATCCTCGCGGTGCTGGTGGTCGGCGCCGGGGCCTTCCTGCTGTTTCTCTACGCAATCGGGGCAGGCTGGGACGGGCGCGAAGACCGCAACGGCGGCTCCCACGCGGCGGCGAACGGGCTCAACGGCTTTGCCGGGCTCACACGGCTGCTGAAGGCGCAGGGCTATGATGTCTCGCTCTCCCGTTCAAAGGCACGCCTGCAGGACGAGGTGCTGCTGGTGATCACGCCGGACCTCTTCCAGGCGGACGGAGAGGAAATTTCCCGGATCATTCGCGAACGACGCTACGCCGGGCCCACGCTGCTGATCCTGCCCAAATGGACGGCGGGCAAAGCTGACAGCATCCGTACGCTCAACGTACCGCGTGGCTGGGTCATTCTCGGCGGCGCTGGCGAGCCCGAGTTCGTGACCGAGATCGACGGTCTCAAGAATGGCGAGTTGAGGCTCGCCAAGCGGGAACGTTGGTACGGCCTGGATCTCGAAGGGACGTTCCCCGTGCCCGACGAGACGCTTGGGCTCCGTGGTGACGGCTTGATGCCGCTCATCAGCGACAAGGATGGCGAGGCGCTGGCCGGCTACATCAACGACAAGGGCGTCTACCCCTATCTCGCCGACGCAGCCGGGATTCCGCCGCTCGACGGCAGCGAGCCCGGGGTCGACGATTCGCTCTGGCCCGTCGTGGTGGTCGTCGAGCCGGACCTGATGAACAACTACGGCCTCGCCGACGCCAAACGGGCCGAAGCGGCAGTCGCATTGGTCGAAACGACGCTTGAGGACTACGACCTGCCGATCGTGTTCGATCTCACGGTGGCTGGCCTGGGCCGCAACGAGAACCTGCTGACGATGGCTTTCCGGCCGCCGTTCCTGGCTGCCACCCTGTGCCTGATCTTGGCCGCGCTGCTCATCGCCTGGCGTTCATTCCGCCGCTTCGGCCCACCTGTGGCCGAGGCTCCGTCGTTCGCGATGGGCAAGCAGCAGCTGGCGCGAAACAGCGCCGCACTAGTGGAGCGGGCGCGCAGGCTGCACCTGCTGGGCCCGCCCTATGCCGCGCTGGTCTCCGCCCGCATCGCCGCAGCGCTCAATATTCGCGAGGCGGAGCCGGGCGCGCGCGAAGCGGCCATCGCCCGTGTCCAGGCCCTGCGCGGCCTGCCCGCCGACTTTCCCGAACGGGCCGAAGCCTTGCGCAACGCCCGCCGCCCGGCCGACTTGCTGCGCGCTGCCGGTGCTCTCAGATCCATCGAAAGGACCCTTGTTCAATGA
- the copC gene encoding copper homeostasis periplasmic binding protein CopC, with protein MRIRILTLAFAALALGAPQIASAHTELVSTIPAANARVASPTKIELHFEEPIVGSTARAEIAMTGMPGTASHDPTAVTGFTSQMSKDKKTMTLQLRHALAAGTYKVTWSAAGADSHRAGGNFSFTVR; from the coding sequence ATGCGTATCCGTATCCTCACCCTCGCATTCGCAGCGCTTGCGCTCGGTGCCCCCCAGATCGCCAGCGCACACACCGAGCTCGTCTCGACGATACCGGCCGCCAATGCACGGGTCGCCAGCCCAACCAAGATCGAGCTTCATTTCGAGGAGCCGATTGTCGGCAGTACTGCGCGCGCCGAAATCGCGATGACCGGCATGCCGGGCACGGCCAGCCACGACCCGACGGCAGTCACGGGATTCACCTCGCAAATGAGCAAGGACAAGAAGACCATGACACTGCAACTGCGGCACGCACTCGCGGCGGGGACCTACAAGGTTACTTGGTCAGCTGCGGGCGCAGACTCACATCGCGCCGGCGGCAACTTCAGCTTCACTGTGCGCTAG
- a CDS encoding Spy/CpxP family protein refolding chaperone, with the protein MAIVTILAAVTGVFAGRTIFDSRQRSETELHALLHEELKLDAAQEAKIEVIEQRFAVRRKALELEMQAANAHLAAAIESEHGYGPQVTAAIDHTHHLMGELQKETLEHLFAMRAVLTPEQAARFDSTVVKALTPDKP; encoded by the coding sequence GTGGCGATCGTCACAATCCTCGCGGCGGTCACCGGGGTCTTTGCCGGACGGACAATATTCGATTCGAGGCAGCGGAGCGAAACCGAGCTGCACGCGCTGCTGCACGAGGAATTGAAGCTCGATGCGGCGCAGGAAGCCAAGATCGAGGTCATCGAGCAGCGCTTCGCCGTTCGCCGAAAGGCTCTTGAACTGGAGATGCAAGCGGCGAACGCCCATCTCGCCGCGGCAATTGAAAGCGAGCACGGCTACGGTCCGCAGGTCACCGCCGCCATCGATCACACTCACCACCTCATGGGTGAGCTGCAAAAGGAAACGTTGGAGCATCTATTCGCCATGCGAGCCGTGCTGACGCCCGAGCAGGCTGCTCGGTTCGACAGCACCGTGGTCAAGGCCCTGACTCCAGACAAGCCGTGA
- a CDS encoding c-type cytochrome, with the protein MTDRFNTIAGWTLGAAIVALGGSIASGLFFQADKPHRPHVMGFPIEGVVEAGAAAEGPPLATLLATGDAAAGEKIFAKCTSCHTIAQGGGDGIGPNLYGIVGKPIGKHEPGFAYSSDLSGHGGDWTFENLDHWLKSPKAFAGGTKMSFAGLGKPEDRANVILFLLQNGGGPPLPPPPAADAAAGDAAAAPADAAAAPAADAAPAADAAAAPADAAAAAPAAH; encoded by the coding sequence ATGACTGATCGTTTCAACACCATCGCCGGCTGGACACTGGGTGCGGCCATCGTCGCACTTGGCGGCTCCATCGCAAGCGGCCTGTTTTTCCAGGCCGACAAGCCCCACCGTCCGCACGTGATGGGCTTCCCCATCGAAGGCGTCGTGGAAGCGGGTGCCGCCGCCGAAGGTCCTCCGCTGGCGACTCTGCTCGCCACGGGTGATGCGGCTGCGGGCGAGAAGATCTTCGCCAAGTGCACCTCGTGCCACACGATCGCTCAGGGCGGTGGAGATGGCATCGGTCCGAATCTCTATGGCATCGTTGGCAAGCCGATCGGCAAGCACGAGCCGGGCTTCGCTTATTCGAGCGATCTTTCGGGTCATGGCGGTGACTGGACGTTCGAGAATCTCGACCACTGGCTGAAGAGCCCGAAGGCTTTCGCTGGCGGCACGAAGATGAGCTTCGCCGGCCTCGGCAAGCCTGAGGATCGCGCCAACGTGATTCTGTTCCTGCTGCAGAACGGTGGCGGTCCGCCGCTGCCTCCGCCGCCGGCAGCCGACGCGGCCGCTGGTGATGCGGCCGCTGCTCCGGCCGACGCTGCTGCAGCTCCTGCTGCTGACGCAGCTCCTGCTGCTGACGCAGCCGCTGCCCCGGCCGACGCTGCTGCAGCTGCTCCGGCCGCCCACTAA
- a CDS encoding Ppx/GppA phosphatase family protein — protein sequence MADFNPSDERRSTAGSEGEAPNLANPQSGHSGTAGERQENGSANGADLREQPASLPLGQSRQAYAAIDLGTNNCRLLIARPADANFVVIDAFSRVVRLGEGLAQTGRLSDLAMDRAVGALKVCSDKLKRRNVRLARSVATEACRRATNGAEFIERVQHETGIKLNVISAQEEARLAVLGCHILLEDGIGPAVIFDIGGGSTELVLIEPGAPVPHILDWQSVPWGVVSLTETVGDEGKDAASRLARYRKMHKLVADSFAGFAERIAPFRLPDLRLLGTSGTVTTLASLHLDLPQYDRKAVDGLVVPSESMRDIATRLSTMGPEDRRRLPCIGNERADLVVAGCAILEAILDIWPAPRLGVADRGIREGILRGLMSADALGIEAQAALRRLKQTLR from the coding sequence ATGGCGGATTTCAATCCGTCGGACGAGCGGCGGAGTACCGCGGGTTCTGAGGGAGAGGCGCCGAATTTGGCGAACCCTCAGTCGGGCCACTCCGGCACCGCCGGCGAAAGGCAGGAAAATGGCAGCGCCAATGGCGCTGATCTGCGCGAGCAGCCTGCAAGCCTTCCGCTTGGCCAATCGCGCCAGGCTTATGCAGCGATCGATCTTGGCACCAATAACTGCCGCTTGCTGATTGCCCGCCCGGCCGATGCCAATTTCGTGGTCATCGATGCGTTCAGCCGTGTCGTACGCTTGGGTGAAGGTCTCGCCCAGACGGGCCGGCTGAGCGACCTGGCCATGGACCGCGCCGTTGGGGCGCTCAAAGTCTGCTCCGACAAGCTCAAGCGCCGCAATGTCCGCCTTGCCCGTTCTGTCGCCACCGAGGCGTGTCGGCGGGCAACCAACGGCGCCGAGTTCATCGAACGGGTGCAGCATGAAACTGGCATCAAGCTCAACGTCATTTCCGCCCAGGAAGAGGCGCGGCTGGCAGTGCTCGGTTGCCACATCTTGCTCGAAGACGGCATCGGACCGGCGGTAATCTTCGACATCGGCGGGGGATCGACCGAACTGGTCCTGATCGAACCCGGCGCGCCGGTGCCGCATATTCTCGACTGGCAGAGCGTCCCCTGGGGCGTGGTTTCGCTGACGGAGACCGTCGGCGACGAAGGCAAGGACGCCGCCTCGCGGCTTGCCCGCTATCGCAAGATGCACAAGCTCGTGGCCGACAGCTTTGCCGGTTTCGCAGAGCGCATCGCTCCGTTCCGTTTGCCGGACCTGCGTCTCCTCGGTACGAGCGGCACCGTGACCACTCTCGCCAGCCTGCATCTCGACCTTCCGCAGTACGACAGGAAGGCGGTCGACGGACTCGTCGTGCCGTCCGAATCGATGCGCGACATCGCCACCCGGCTTTCCACCATGGGGCCCGAAGACCGCCGCCGGCTGCCCTGCATTGGCAACGAGCGGGCCGATCTGGTGGTGGCGGGCTGCGCCATTCTCGAAGCGATCCTCGACATCTGGCCGGCACCGCGGCTCGGCGTGGCGGATCGTGGTATCCGCGAGGGCATCCTGCGCGGACTGATGTCCGCCGACGCGCTCGGCATCGAGGCGCAAGCAGCACTGCGACGACTCAAGCAGACACTCCGGTGA
- a CDS encoding NAD(P)-dependent alcohol dehydrogenase, with protein MTVKAYGTSAADQPLAPLVIQRREPGPKDVQIEIAYCGICHSDLHQTRSEWDGTIYPCVPGHEIVGHVSAVGAAVSKFAIGDAVGVGCMVDSCQHCPSCAEGLEQYCETGNTLTYNSPTQDPPGHTLGGYSDRIVVDEKFVLRVTHSEEHLAAVAPLLCAGITTYSPLRHWNVGPGHKVGVVGIGGLGHMGVKFAHALGAHTVGFTTSESKRADILALGADEVILSRDAAEMAQHAGTFDFILDTVGTSHKLDDYTSLLKRDGTLCLVGAPEHPHPSPEVFPLIMGRKAIAGSTIGGIAETQEMLDFCAENQIVSDIELIPAEQINVAYERMLKSDVKYRFVIDNASLT; from the coding sequence ATGACCGTCAAAGCCTATGGCACCTCTGCTGCTGACCAGCCGCTCGCTCCGCTGGTCATCCAGCGCCGCGAGCCCGGACCCAAAGATGTCCAGATTGAGATCGCCTACTGCGGCATCTGCCACTCCGACCTGCACCAGACGCGGAGCGAGTGGGATGGCACGATCTACCCGTGTGTGCCCGGTCATGAGATCGTGGGTCATGTCAGCGCCGTGGGCGCGGCGGTGAGCAAGTTTGCCATCGGTGATGCAGTCGGCGTGGGCTGCATGGTGGACAGCTGCCAGCACTGCCCATCCTGCGCGGAGGGGCTCGAACAGTATTGCGAGACGGGAAACACTCTCACTTACAACTCGCCCACCCAGGACCCGCCTGGACATACCCTTGGCGGCTATTCGGACCGGATCGTCGTGGACGAGAAGTTTGTCCTGCGGGTCACCCATAGCGAAGAGCATCTGGCTGCCGTAGCCCCGTTGCTGTGCGCGGGGATCACGACCTATTCCCCCCTCCGGCACTGGAATGTCGGGCCAGGCCATAAAGTTGGGGTCGTCGGCATTGGCGGACTGGGGCACATGGGGGTGAAGTTCGCCCATGCGCTGGGTGCGCATACCGTCGGGTTCACGACATCGGAAAGCAAACGAGCTGACATCCTCGCCCTGGGCGCTGACGAGGTCATCCTTTCCAGAGACGCGGCCGAGATGGCCCAGCACGCGGGAACGTTCGACTTCATCCTCGACACGGTGGGAACGAGTCACAAGCTCGATGACTACACCTCCCTTCTGAAGCGGGATGGGACGCTGTGCCTGGTTGGCGCGCCGGAACACCCACATCCTTCTCCAGAGGTCTTCCCCCTAATTATGGGGCGCAAGGCGATTGCAGGGTCCACGATCGGCGGCATCGCGGAGACCCAAGAGATGCTCGACTTCTGTGCTGAGAATCAGATCGTGTCGGACATCGAGCTCATCCCAGCCGAACAGATCAATGTTGCCTACGAGCGTATGCTGAAGAGCGACGTGAAGTATCGGTTCGTAATCGACAATGCCTCGCTAACGTGA